A genomic window from Betta splendens chromosome 24, fBetSpl5.4, whole genome shotgun sequence includes:
- the cep170bb gene encoding centrosomal protein of 170 kDa protein B isoform X5 — protein sequence MSVTSWFLVSSSGTRHRLPREMIFVGREDCELMLQSRSVDKQHAVINYNTATDEHLVKDLGSLNGTFVNDLRIPDQTYITLKLSDIIRFGYDSHVYVLEKSQHRVPEEALKHEKYSSQLQMNLKASEGKKAEKTGSTKTVTQETQGSRPTPLYGQPSWWGEDDYGTKVQRSDDLPEEHKDAPSVDPKFPGSLSDSQPQAVFSSYHREPSYFEIPTKDFQHPSGVELREIPTKDTDTHVTPSSPPTPTPPVVQSHASFTIEFDDCTPGKMKIKDHVTKFSTRLRKQSALPNKASVVTPAEVMSAESKVADWLVHSDASMIRRRPPCEDVYSTKSDLAMNIKTLKGHHHEDGTQSDSEDPVLKGGRSKSQHSVQSEQSEVPDQNIQSFPPPAPTQKLHQPLQCSPSRQATSSPVAPELTLSQSQTLQVPSPTKEGPKQGYPEHLTQQAFIIEFFDDNPRKKRSQSFTHNPAHADSYSALKGKLERRKGSERPASVHGHVPPTQQVTTPLKSQGHSGPQRSSSLKREKTEGEAAPASSSSRSSSGIIIRPFGSVGKKSKLAQEFAAEFLKDSNGRDFSPTRDKISPPPMSAPPVMVSPLRAGLPSPHESPAPSSVSYPSSPLQPPAVSKSFTAPIAAGRTASPAHSFVPPMSSVMPLGVHGGELKGSHRMIRNEEDDSLSDAGTYTIETESQDKEVEEARNMIDQVFGVLDFPEYSGVNTGVYRPVINDGKDEQANMPCDGDGSTVDPLHGFIPATISVHPAGPVQLPSGHAAGLEGPKWVSRWASLADSYADPGSTPPQGECLEDLRSMSRSVGSYSYDNSESESSHSSRTRRMLPQVPPEKLDVIAPSILIRHESYQEPEPLDRGSVSPCPQDSTQHLSIQDDVDPDSLSDASRSDDGPLLGNAKTNQATIGVTASGADVFQLKDQEKVPPSTKSTSFYIGSEDPAKANQTRSPLQSKRTHDPVPKTPPTTILIRHLSGHETRRAGVKPNSSAPNLQTQDKTSFPTNDGCISPFVRQESFTKDRPSDTVQVKKLPHISSHPSIRDLEQRRENIQDSQSFLLEAKGTLPTPDTKVPSSGSGRSSKKGGSSSHMDDSLSGESDVDTASTVSQVSSKNAPINSKKRPAISSLQKERSSSNPSIQDKGRQPTARERLSEKRRNQGTSDASSKAEAAKRFQMRRSVGNRGSLDLSESQHGSVSSDHEISRPSSRSKKGIASLQKEDNGKTAKTANQQVLTRSNSLSAPRPTRASMLRRARLGEASDNEGAETDRASQNSDHIVPPTKGATEAKKLSRLDILAMPRKRTGSFTTPSDNETSSTGRSGLSNRNSDSVVTTRKTSVGDARQAESRGNGVPGKQPLTRTRSTGAKYPSSSSRRRQKGSDFTSSSEEEYGTNGGTPKAKRSSHSSAAQIPRDHRTTATRSKSVSLETEEDEDQEVDPYQNWSTHSAEIAKLSQDLAKDLAILAKEIHDVAGDADSPSSGMGTTISPSALPNTPASTISTREELVQHIPEASLNYQKVPPGSAALSDLDANMNEPETGSRQRRPWNRQEVILDNLMLNPVSQLSQAIRENTEQLAEKMKVLFQNKAEVWEEIEAKINTENEVPILKTSNKEITSILKELRRVQRQLKVINTIVEPSGCLQAAAVSTSSVSQTRPKEKKLTSKPRAPPPASNANESTKRAPRGPDGGHYMA from the exons ATGAGTGTGACATCATGGTTCCTCGTCAGCAGCTCCGGCACTCGTCACCGCCTCCCCAGAGAGATGATCTTTGTGGGACGAGAGGACTGTGAACTGATGCTGCAG TCTCGTAGTGTGGACAAACAACATGCTGTCATCAACTACAACACAGCTACTGACGAACACCTGGTGAAGGACCTGGGCAGCCTGAACGGG ACGTTTGTGAACGACCTGAGGATCCCCGATCAGACCTACATCACTCTCAAACTGTCTGACATCATCCGGTTTGGATATG ATTCTCACGTCTACGTTCTGGAGAAGAGTCAGCACAGAGTCCCAGAGGAGGCGCTAAAG CATGAGAAGTACAGCAGTCAGCTCCAGATGAACTTGAAAGCATCAGAGgggaaaaaggcagagaaaacaggaagtacaaaGACTGTGACACAAG AGACTCAGGGGAGTCGGCCCACTCCTCTGTACGGCCAACCGTCCTGGTGGGGGGAGGATGATTATGGGACTAAAGTTCAAAGAAGTGATGATCTTCCAG AAGAACACAAAGATGCTCCGTCTGTGGATCCAAAATTTCCCGGATCTTTGTCAGACTCCCAACCGCAGGCCGTCTTTTCTTCATACCACCGTGAACCGAGCTACTTTGAGATCCCCACCAAGGACTTTCAGCACCCCTCAGGGGTGGAGCTTCGTGAGATCCCCACCAAGGATACGGACACACATGTGACCCCATCCTCCCCTCCCACTCCAACCCCACCTGTTGTTCAGAGCCACGCCTCTTTCACTATTGAGTTTGACGACTGCACGCCTGGCAAGATGAAGATCAAAGACCACGTCACTAAGTTCTCCACCCGCCTGAGGAAGCAGTCGGCTCTGCCCAACAAGGCATCTGTTGTAACTCCCGCTGAGGTGATGTCAGCAGAGAGCAAGGTGGCTGATTGGCTGGTCCACAGTGATGCCAGCATGATAAGGAGACGCCCACCATGTGAAGACGTTTACAGCACTAAGAGCGATCTTGCCATGAACATCAAAACCCTCAAAG GTCATCATCATGAGGACGGAACCCAGAGTGATTCAGAGGACCCAGTTCTCAAAGGAGGAAGGAGTAAATCTCAGCACTCTGTCCAATCAGAGCAGTCAGAGGTTCCGGACCAGAACATCCAGTCATTCCCACCACCTGCTCCAACACAGAAGCTCCACCAGCCACTCCAATGTTCCCCAAGTAGACAGGCCACCTCGTCTCCTGTAGCGCCAGAGCTGACCCTGTCCCAGAGCCAGACTCTTCAAGTGCCATCCCCTACAAAGGAAGGACCCAAGCAAGGTTACCCAGAGCATCTGACCCAGCAGGCCTTCATCATTGAGTTCTTTGATGACAACCCACGCAAAAAACGCTCACAGTCTTTCACACACAACCCTGCACATGCTGATTCTTACTCAGCTCTCAAGGGCAAGCTGGAACGGCGGAAAGGCAGCGAGAGGCCAGCATCTGTGCACGGCCATGTTCCACCCACTCAGCAGGTGACTACCCCACTGAAGAGTCAGGGCCACAGCGGCCCTCAGAGGTCAAGTTCTTTGAAGAGGGAAAAGACAGAGGGGGAGGCGGCTCCAGCCAGTTCTTCCTCCCGCTCTTCCTCAGGCATCATCATCAGACCCTTTGGCAGCGTTGGGAAAAAATCCAAGCTTGCTCAAGAGTTTGCTGCTGAATTCCTGAAGGATTCCAATGGACGGGATTTCTCACCAACAAGGGACAAGATTTCGCCTCCACCAATGTCTGCACCACCAGTCATGGTGTCACCGCTTCGGGCAGGGCTTCCTTCCCCACATGAATCTCCTGCACCATCTTCAGTCTCCTACCCCTCCTCTCCTTTACAACCCCCAGCTGTTTCAAAGTCCTTCACTGCCCCCATAGCTGCTGGCCGTACTGCCTCTCCTGCGCACTCCTTTGTGCCTCCCATGTCTTCAGTGATGCCCCTAGGTGTCCATGGGGGAGAACTCAAAGGTTCCCACAGGATGATAAGGAATGAGGAAGATGATAGTTTAAGCGATGCTGGGACCTACACCATTGAGACAGAGTCACAGGACAAAGAAGTGGAGGAGGCTCGCAATATGATTGATCAG GTATTTGGTGTCCTCGACTTTCCAGAGTACAGTGGTGTGAACACAGGAGTGTATAGACCTGTAATAAATGATGGCAAGGATGAACAAGCTAACATGCCTTGCGATGGTGATGGTAGCACTGTGGATCCGTTGCATGGCTTTATCCCAGCTACTATCAGCGTCCACCCAGCAGGCCCCGTTCAG CTTCCATCTGGTCATGCAGCAGGTCTGGAAGGACCTAAATGGGTTTCCCGATGGGCCAGTCTGGCTGACAGCTATGCTGACCCTGGGTCCACTCCACCACAAGGAGAATGTTTAGAAG ATTTGCGCTCAATGAGCCGATCAGTGGGAAGTTACAGCTATGACAACTCTGAGTCAGAATCCAGCCACAGCTCTAGGACAAGAAGAATGCTGCCCCAGGTACCTCCAGAAAAGCTGGACGTTATTGCCCCAAGTATCCTGATACGTCATGAATCTTATCAAGAACCAGAGCCACTGGACAGAGGCAGTGTCTCACCCTGTCCTCAAGATTCCACTCAACACCTGTCAATTCAGGATGACGTGGATCCAGACAGTTTAAGTGATGCCAGTCGCTCTGATGATGGACCACTTCTGGGGAATGCAAAAACGAATCAGGCCACTATTGGTGTCACAGCTTCAGGGGCTGATGTTTTTCAGCTCAAAGATCAGGAGAAAGTACCCCCCTCCACCAAATCCACGTCCTTCTACATTGGTTCTGAAGATCCAGCCAAAGCTAACCAGACCCGGAGTCCACTTCAGTCTAAGAGGACACATGACCCAGTACCAAAAACACCTCCTACAACCATCCTGATTCGACACCTGAGTGGACATGAaaccaggagggcaggtgttaaGCCCAACAGCTCTGCTCCAAATCTCCAAACTCAGGACAAGACTTCTTTTCCCACCAATGATGGCTGCATATCACCTTTTGTCCGGCAGGAGAGCTTCACTAAGGACCGGCCCAGTGATACTGTTcaagtgaagaagcttcccCACATCTCGAGCCACCCATCCATCAGAGACTTGGAACAGAGGAGGGAAAATATCCAGGACTCACAGTCCTTCCTTCTGGAGGCAAAGGGAACTTTGCCCACCCCGGACACCAAGGTACCCTCATCAGGCTCCGGTCGCAGCTCAAAGAAAGGGGGCTCCTCCAGCCACATGGACGACTCCCTTTCTGGGGAATCTGACGTGGACACAGCAAGCACTGTGAGTCAAGTGAGCAGTAAAAATGCTCCCATCAACTCTAAAAAGCGTCCAGCTATAAGTAGTCTTCAGAAGGAGAGGTCATCTTCCAACCCATCCATTCAAGACAAGGGACGACAGCCTACTGCCCGTGAACGTCTTTCTGAGAAACGCAGAAATCAGGGAACTAGTGATGCTTCAAGCAAGGCAGAGGCAGCAAAGCGCTTTCAGATGCGCCGCAGTGTAGGTAACCGTGGCTCTCTGGATCTGTCTGAGAGCCAGCATGGTTCTGTCTCGTCAGACCATGAAATATCTCGTCCATCCAGCCGCAGCAAAAAAGGCATTGCTTCTCTTCAAAAGGAAGACAATGGAAAAACTGCAAAGACAGCGAATCAACAGGTTTTGACCCGTTCCAACAGCTTGTCAGCCCCACGGCCAACTCGTGCATCCATGCTGCGCCGAGCACGACTTGGCGAGGCTTCAGACAATGAAGGtgctgagacagacagagcttCCCAGAATTCTGACCATATTGTTCCTCCAACCAAAGGCGCTACTGAGGCGAAGAAGCTATCCAGGCTGGATATTTTAGCAATGCCTAGGAAGAGGACCGGTTCTTTCACGACGCCCAGTGACAATGAGACCTCCTCTACAGGTAGGTCCGGTTTATCCAATCGGAATTCAGATTCTGTTGTCACCACCAGGAAGACATCAGTGGGAGATGCCCGGCAGGCAGAAAGCAGAGGGAATGGGGTTCCAGGGAAGCAACCCCTGACTCGTACCCGATCCACCGGAGCCAAGTACCCCAGCTCTA GTTCCCGTCGCAGGCAGAAGGGTTCAGATTTCACCTCTTCCTCTGAGGAAGAGTATGGGACAAATGGTGGTACTCCCAAGGCCAAACGCTCCTCCCactcctctgcagctcagatACCCCGCGATCACCGGACCACCGCTACTCGATCCAAATCCGTCTCCctagagacagaggaggacgaggaccaAGAGGTGGACCCCTACCAGAACTGGTCGACACACAGTGCTGAGATTGCCAA gcTCAGTCAGGACTTAGCTAAAGATCTAGCCATCCTGGCAAAGGAAATACATGATGTTGCTGGAGATGCAGACTCGCCAAGCTCTGGCATGGGTACCACCATCTCACCCAGTGCGCTTCCCAACACTCCAGCCTCCACCATCTCCACCAGGGAGGAG CTGGTCCAGCATATCCCTGAGGCCAGTTTAAACTACCAGAAGGTTCCTCCAGGTTCTGCTGCCCTCTCTGATCTGGATGCAAACATGAATGAACCAGAGACCGGTTCTAGGCAACGCCGTCCATGGAACCGTCAAGAG GTGATTCTGGACAACCTGATGCTAAATCCTGTCTCTCAGCTTTCTCAGGCCATCCGcgaaaacacagagcagctggcaGAAAAAATGAA GGTTTTGTTCCAGAACAAAGCCGAGGTCTGGGAGGAAATTGAGGCGAAGATCAACACTGAGAATGAAGTTCCCATTCTCAAAACATCCAACAAG GAAATTACTTCCATTTTAAAAGAGCTGAGGAGAGTCCAGAGGCAGCTGAAAG TCATTAACACTATTGTGGAGCCCAGTGGATGtcttcaggctgctgctgtttccacatCTTCTGTCAGTCAGACCCGACCCAAGGAAAAGAAGCTGACCTCCAAAccccgtgcccccccccccgcctccaaCGCCAATGAAAGCACCAAACGAGCACCTCGTGGACCTGACGGGGGCCACTACATGGCCTGA
- the cep170bb gene encoding centrosomal protein of 170 kDa protein B isoform X1 — MSVTSWFLVSSSGTRHRLPREMIFVGREDCELMLQSRSVDKQHAVINYNTATDEHLVKDLGSLNGTFVNDLRIPDQTYITLKLSDIIRFGYDSHVYVLEKSQHRVPEEALKHEKYSSQLQMNLKASEGKKAEKTGSTKTVTQETQGSRPTPLYGQPSWWGEDDYGTKVQRSDDLPEEHKDAPSVDPKFPGSLSDSQPQAVFSSYHREPSYFEIPTKDFQHPSGVELREIPTKDTDTHVTPSSPPTPTPPVVQSHASFTIEFDDCTPGKMKIKDHVTKFSTRLRKQSALPNKASVVTPAEVMSAESKVADWLVHSDASMIRRRPPCEDVYSTKSDLAMNIKTLKGHHHEDGTQSDSEDPVLKGGRSKSQHSVQSEQSEVPDQNIQSFPPPAPTQKLHQPLQCSPSRQATSSPVAPELTLSQSQTLQVPSPTKEGPKQGYPEHLTQQAFIIEFFDDNPRKKRSQSFTHNPAHADSYSALKGKLERRKGSERPASVHGHVPPTQQVTTPLKSQGHSGPQRSSSLKREKTEGEAAPASSSSRSSSGIIIRPFGSVGKKSKLAQEFAAEFLKDSNGRDFSPTRDKISPPPMSAPPVMVSPLRAGLPSPHESPAPSSVSYPSSPLQPPAVSKSFTAPIAAGRTASPAHSFVPPMSSVMPLGVHGGELKGSHRMIRNEEDDSLSDAGTYTIETESQDKEVEEARNMIDQVFGVLDFPEYSGVNTGVYRPVINDGKDEQANMPCDGDGSTVDPLHGFIPATISVHPAGPVQLPSGHAAGLEGPKWVSRWASLADSYADPGSTPPQGECLEDLRSMSRSVGSYSYDNSESESSHSSRTRRMLPQVPPEKLDVIAPSILIRHESYQEPEPLDRGSVSPCPQDSTQHLSIQDDVDPDSLSDASRSDDGPLLGNAKTNQATIGVTASGADVFQLKDQEKVPPSTKSTSFYIGSEDPAKANQTRSPLQSKRTHDPVPKTPPTTILIRHLSGHETRRAGVKPNSSAPNLQTQDKTSFPTNDGCISPFVRQESFTKDRPSDTVQVKKLPHISSHPSIRDLEQRRENIQDSQSFLLEAKGTLPTPDTKVPSSGSGRSSKKGGSSSHMDDSLSGESDVDTASTVSQVSSKNAPINSKKRPAISSLQKERSSSNPSIQDKGRQPTARERLSEKRRNQGTSDASSKAEAAKRFQMRRSVGNRGSLDLSESQHGSVSSDHEISRPSSRSKKGIASLQKEDNGKTAKTANQQVLTRSNSLSAPRPTRASMLRRARLGEASDNEGAETDRASQNSDHIVPPTKGATEAKKLSRLDILAMPRKRTGSFTTPSDNETSSTGRSGLSNRNSDSVVTTRKTSVGDARQAESRGNGVPGKQPLTRTRSTGAKYPSSSSRRRQKGSDFTSSSEEEYGTNGGTPKAKRSSHSSAAQIPRDHRTTATRSKSVSLETEEDEDQEVDPYQNWSTHSAEIAKLSQDLAKDLAILAKEIHDVAGDADSPSSGMGTTISPSALPNTPASTISTREETPSYPFLPQVQPFQPAQTQPTSLSWLGFQLVQHIPEASLNYQKVPPGSAALSDLDANMNEPETGSRQRRPWNRQEVILDNLMLNPVSQLSQAIRENTEQLAEKMKVLFQNKAEVWEEIEAKINTENEVPILKTSNKEITSILKELRRVQRQLKVINTIVEPSGCLQAAAVSTSSVSQTRPKEKKLTSKPRAPPPASNANESTKRAPRGPDGGHYMA; from the exons ATGAGTGTGACATCATGGTTCCTCGTCAGCAGCTCCGGCACTCGTCACCGCCTCCCCAGAGAGATGATCTTTGTGGGACGAGAGGACTGTGAACTGATGCTGCAG TCTCGTAGTGTGGACAAACAACATGCTGTCATCAACTACAACACAGCTACTGACGAACACCTGGTGAAGGACCTGGGCAGCCTGAACGGG ACGTTTGTGAACGACCTGAGGATCCCCGATCAGACCTACATCACTCTCAAACTGTCTGACATCATCCGGTTTGGATATG ATTCTCACGTCTACGTTCTGGAGAAGAGTCAGCACAGAGTCCCAGAGGAGGCGCTAAAG CATGAGAAGTACAGCAGTCAGCTCCAGATGAACTTGAAAGCATCAGAGgggaaaaaggcagagaaaacaggaagtacaaaGACTGTGACACAAG AGACTCAGGGGAGTCGGCCCACTCCTCTGTACGGCCAACCGTCCTGGTGGGGGGAGGATGATTATGGGACTAAAGTTCAAAGAAGTGATGATCTTCCAG AAGAACACAAAGATGCTCCGTCTGTGGATCCAAAATTTCCCGGATCTTTGTCAGACTCCCAACCGCAGGCCGTCTTTTCTTCATACCACCGTGAACCGAGCTACTTTGAGATCCCCACCAAGGACTTTCAGCACCCCTCAGGGGTGGAGCTTCGTGAGATCCCCACCAAGGATACGGACACACATGTGACCCCATCCTCCCCTCCCACTCCAACCCCACCTGTTGTTCAGAGCCACGCCTCTTTCACTATTGAGTTTGACGACTGCACGCCTGGCAAGATGAAGATCAAAGACCACGTCACTAAGTTCTCCACCCGCCTGAGGAAGCAGTCGGCTCTGCCCAACAAGGCATCTGTTGTAACTCCCGCTGAGGTGATGTCAGCAGAGAGCAAGGTGGCTGATTGGCTGGTCCACAGTGATGCCAGCATGATAAGGAGACGCCCACCATGTGAAGACGTTTACAGCACTAAGAGCGATCTTGCCATGAACATCAAAACCCTCAAAG GTCATCATCATGAGGACGGAACCCAGAGTGATTCAGAGGACCCAGTTCTCAAAGGAGGAAGGAGTAAATCTCAGCACTCTGTCCAATCAGAGCAGTCAGAGGTTCCGGACCAGAACATCCAGTCATTCCCACCACCTGCTCCAACACAGAAGCTCCACCAGCCACTCCAATGTTCCCCAAGTAGACAGGCCACCTCGTCTCCTGTAGCGCCAGAGCTGACCCTGTCCCAGAGCCAGACTCTTCAAGTGCCATCCCCTACAAAGGAAGGACCCAAGCAAGGTTACCCAGAGCATCTGACCCAGCAGGCCTTCATCATTGAGTTCTTTGATGACAACCCACGCAAAAAACGCTCACAGTCTTTCACACACAACCCTGCACATGCTGATTCTTACTCAGCTCTCAAGGGCAAGCTGGAACGGCGGAAAGGCAGCGAGAGGCCAGCATCTGTGCACGGCCATGTTCCACCCACTCAGCAGGTGACTACCCCACTGAAGAGTCAGGGCCACAGCGGCCCTCAGAGGTCAAGTTCTTTGAAGAGGGAAAAGACAGAGGGGGAGGCGGCTCCAGCCAGTTCTTCCTCCCGCTCTTCCTCAGGCATCATCATCAGACCCTTTGGCAGCGTTGGGAAAAAATCCAAGCTTGCTCAAGAGTTTGCTGCTGAATTCCTGAAGGATTCCAATGGACGGGATTTCTCACCAACAAGGGACAAGATTTCGCCTCCACCAATGTCTGCACCACCAGTCATGGTGTCACCGCTTCGGGCAGGGCTTCCTTCCCCACATGAATCTCCTGCACCATCTTCAGTCTCCTACCCCTCCTCTCCTTTACAACCCCCAGCTGTTTCAAAGTCCTTCACTGCCCCCATAGCTGCTGGCCGTACTGCCTCTCCTGCGCACTCCTTTGTGCCTCCCATGTCTTCAGTGATGCCCCTAGGTGTCCATGGGGGAGAACTCAAAGGTTCCCACAGGATGATAAGGAATGAGGAAGATGATAGTTTAAGCGATGCTGGGACCTACACCATTGAGACAGAGTCACAGGACAAAGAAGTGGAGGAGGCTCGCAATATGATTGATCAG GTATTTGGTGTCCTCGACTTTCCAGAGTACAGTGGTGTGAACACAGGAGTGTATAGACCTGTAATAAATGATGGCAAGGATGAACAAGCTAACATGCCTTGCGATGGTGATGGTAGCACTGTGGATCCGTTGCATGGCTTTATCCCAGCTACTATCAGCGTCCACCCAGCAGGCCCCGTTCAG CTTCCATCTGGTCATGCAGCAGGTCTGGAAGGACCTAAATGGGTTTCCCGATGGGCCAGTCTGGCTGACAGCTATGCTGACCCTGGGTCCACTCCACCACAAGGAGAATGTTTAGAAG ATTTGCGCTCAATGAGCCGATCAGTGGGAAGTTACAGCTATGACAACTCTGAGTCAGAATCCAGCCACAGCTCTAGGACAAGAAGAATGCTGCCCCAGGTACCTCCAGAAAAGCTGGACGTTATTGCCCCAAGTATCCTGATACGTCATGAATCTTATCAAGAACCAGAGCCACTGGACAGAGGCAGTGTCTCACCCTGTCCTCAAGATTCCACTCAACACCTGTCAATTCAGGATGACGTGGATCCAGACAGTTTAAGTGATGCCAGTCGCTCTGATGATGGACCACTTCTGGGGAATGCAAAAACGAATCAGGCCACTATTGGTGTCACAGCTTCAGGGGCTGATGTTTTTCAGCTCAAAGATCAGGAGAAAGTACCCCCCTCCACCAAATCCACGTCCTTCTACATTGGTTCTGAAGATCCAGCCAAAGCTAACCAGACCCGGAGTCCACTTCAGTCTAAGAGGACACATGACCCAGTACCAAAAACACCTCCTACAACCATCCTGATTCGACACCTGAGTGGACATGAaaccaggagggcaggtgttaaGCCCAACAGCTCTGCTCCAAATCTCCAAACTCAGGACAAGACTTCTTTTCCCACCAATGATGGCTGCATATCACCTTTTGTCCGGCAGGAGAGCTTCACTAAGGACCGGCCCAGTGATACTGTTcaagtgaagaagcttcccCACATCTCGAGCCACCCATCCATCAGAGACTTGGAACAGAGGAGGGAAAATATCCAGGACTCACAGTCCTTCCTTCTGGAGGCAAAGGGAACTTTGCCCACCCCGGACACCAAGGTACCCTCATCAGGCTCCGGTCGCAGCTCAAAGAAAGGGGGCTCCTCCAGCCACATGGACGACTCCCTTTCTGGGGAATCTGACGTGGACACAGCAAGCACTGTGAGTCAAGTGAGCAGTAAAAATGCTCCCATCAACTCTAAAAAGCGTCCAGCTATAAGTAGTCTTCAGAAGGAGAGGTCATCTTCCAACCCATCCATTCAAGACAAGGGACGACAGCCTACTGCCCGTGAACGTCTTTCTGAGAAACGCAGAAATCAGGGAACTAGTGATGCTTCAAGCAAGGCAGAGGCAGCAAAGCGCTTTCAGATGCGCCGCAGTGTAGGTAACCGTGGCTCTCTGGATCTGTCTGAGAGCCAGCATGGTTCTGTCTCGTCAGACCATGAAATATCTCGTCCATCCAGCCGCAGCAAAAAAGGCATTGCTTCTCTTCAAAAGGAAGACAATGGAAAAACTGCAAAGACAGCGAATCAACAGGTTTTGACCCGTTCCAACAGCTTGTCAGCCCCACGGCCAACTCGTGCATCCATGCTGCGCCGAGCACGACTTGGCGAGGCTTCAGACAATGAAGGtgctgagacagacagagcttCCCAGAATTCTGACCATATTGTTCCTCCAACCAAAGGCGCTACTGAGGCGAAGAAGCTATCCAGGCTGGATATTTTAGCAATGCCTAGGAAGAGGACCGGTTCTTTCACGACGCCCAGTGACAATGAGACCTCCTCTACAGGTAGGTCCGGTTTATCCAATCGGAATTCAGATTCTGTTGTCACCACCAGGAAGACATCAGTGGGAGATGCCCGGCAGGCAGAAAGCAGAGGGAATGGGGTTCCAGGGAAGCAACCCCTGACTCGTACCCGATCCACCGGAGCCAAGTACCCCAGCTCTA GTTCCCGTCGCAGGCAGAAGGGTTCAGATTTCACCTCTTCCTCTGAGGAAGAGTATGGGACAAATGGTGGTACTCCCAAGGCCAAACGCTCCTCCCactcctctgcagctcagatACCCCGCGATCACCGGACCACCGCTACTCGATCCAAATCCGTCTCCctagagacagaggaggacgaggaccaAGAGGTGGACCCCTACCAGAACTGGTCGACACACAGTGCTGAGATTGCCAA gcTCAGTCAGGACTTAGCTAAAGATCTAGCCATCCTGGCAAAGGAAATACATGATGTTGCTGGAGATGCAGACTCGCCAAGCTCTGGCATGGGTACCACCATCTCACCCAGTGCGCTTCCCAACACTCCAGCCTCCACCATCTCCACCAGGGAGGAG aCGCCATCTTATCCATTTCTACCTCAGGTTCAACCATTCCAG CCTGCCCAAACTCAACCCACCTCACTCTCCTGGCTTGGATTTCAG CTGGTCCAGCATATCCCTGAGGCCAGTTTAAACTACCAGAAGGTTCCTCCAGGTTCTGCTGCCCTCTCTGATCTGGATGCAAACATGAATGAACCAGAGACCGGTTCTAGGCAACGCCGTCCATGGAACCGTCAAGAG GTGATTCTGGACAACCTGATGCTAAATCCTGTCTCTCAGCTTTCTCAGGCCATCCGcgaaaacacagagcagctggcaGAAAAAATGAA GGTTTTGTTCCAGAACAAAGCCGAGGTCTGGGAGGAAATTGAGGCGAAGATCAACACTGAGAATGAAGTTCCCATTCTCAAAACATCCAACAAG GAAATTACTTCCATTTTAAAAGAGCTGAGGAGAGTCCAGAGGCAGCTGAAAG TCATTAACACTATTGTGGAGCCCAGTGGATGtcttcaggctgctgctgtttccacatCTTCTGTCAGTCAGACCCGACCCAAGGAAAAGAAGCTGACCTCCAAAccccgtgcccccccccccgcctccaaCGCCAATGAAAGCACCAAACGAGCACCTCGTGGACCTGACGGGGGCCACTACATGGCCTGA